In the genome of Microplitis demolitor isolate Queensland-Clemson2020A chromosome 5, iyMicDemo2.1a, whole genome shotgun sequence, the window aattttattgtgCCTTCACACTCTTCCGTACTATCATCACCAAAAATAGTTCCGTTACTGTTTTTGACCCACTCGTAATGCCGTGAATTATAATCTAGTCCGGActgaattcattattttaatgacttgTACTGCATGGACTTTGaagtttaataacaaaataatgataaatatataaataataattaccgaTTCACATATCTCATAATCACTGTTTATGTATTGACAATCACGATATTCTTTGCATTCGCCATAATTTATTGTGTCATTAATATCATTCAAATTACAATTATGAGTACAAGACCCACTTGAACTTAAATTTTGTTCTTCAATTATTACCATTTGGATCATTCTTTCTAATTCGTAATACTTCGGTGCAAttactgtaaatattaataaatatctttatTGTTAactattttcatcaaattgtAGAGACAATTTGTCTGCgaactgattaaaaatatactgtTTTGACTGACTCCAGACTCGATTAAATCAAATGTCAGTATCATAGCAAGTAATGTCTAAAATATTGTGCGTAGCATGGAATAAAAACACGATTTTAGACCGCGTGATGTCAGCACTAGTCTTCGGCTCAAGTAGTCAACTTCACGCTCGTTTGAAATCGTCTTTTATCCCTTGTCACGCAATATACGAACTTCTAAAGAAAATtagatgtaaaaatttaatgtacttACAACTGTGGTAATTAGTTGCATCACATCTGTACATATAATGTTCACTGTCTTGCAGCAAATATTTGGTTAAATCTATTGGCTCACTTAATTTGGTTATCAAACTTGCTTTGCTAGTACTTAATTCTATAGTAGGCTtttctatttgaaaaaaaaaaaaaaaaaaaaaaaaaaaaaaatgataatttcaaaagttcattattttcaataattatatcataGAGGTGTGCGAAAAGTTCAAACTAAAgaattatttgtattgaattgAATCGTTCTATTCATTTCAAACTTTGAATCAAgtaattcgaattattcgtaaatattcgaaaattttcgaatcatttgaaattttacgattaatttttaaagcttTAGATGATTCGAACATTTATGAagagtttcaaaattttgaacgacttgacattgtaatattttgtcaaattattcgaaaatttgaattattcgattcgaacACACTTCGCACACCTCTATTATAtcgctaattattttatgctaTCATCGCTATGACTGGTAACAATGTTCGTAATGCTTAaaactatgatttttaaaaaataattgattcttACGATTGAGACATCTTCTTTCCATAATGTCAATATAGTAAAGCATTATAAATTCTTTGAGATAAGTTGCAATTATTTGAGagtaaaattcatatatttctcGATTGAATGAACTTGTTTGGCCACAAAAGTTATGATGTGATTCTttctaaaatcaatattttacttgtatccttatatttgaaatttcctagtcatattattttttcaattacgtaaattttcctaaatctcggtaattaaaataattttttgattgttaTATTTAGCAAAATTGATATATCTAGCTAGGCGAATGATGCCAACGCATCATTTTCGTCATTTATGACTCcggaaaatcattttttatataaaatataaagtcatTATACTTTCTTTCATTAAAAGAGTATTTTTAGGAGTACTTACATCCATTTTTCCCTCAAGAAAGTCAACAAAAGCTTCATATTCCTTAATAATAGTATCAATCCGATATTGGAATCGAATAACTTGTGTGATATTTGTCACAAATGGGCAATAATTAATCGgactgttaaaataattattgtcatttaattGAAACAATGATCTGACGAATGAATTTATTGTTTCCTTCATGTCAAAAATGCTGTGCAGCTTAATTGTAAGTTTTGATGTCAAAGAACGTCCTGTCATAATTCTATAGTGGTCTAATTTagcaatgaaattaaataaatcccGAGACTTATCATCGTAACGTGAAtcacttgatattttatttaaatcctccAGTACGTTTATTAAATCgttgataattattctaattattcTGTTTATTCCCTCGTTATCCATCGTCACGTTTCTGAATTCGTAATCAGTATACCCTTTACTGTGGATattattcatgaaaaattcaatttttcttaaactgTAAATATCCGTAACATTTATTGACCTCGCGgtattttgaactaaaaaataagttgctaatattaaataatttttcaatttcattgtGATAATGtgggaaataattattagcaatccaaattttatgtaattatttgaagcttaaaaaatcatggaatcgtaaaaaaaatacaaaagattGAGTTGAGCAGCCAACAGTCTAAACACTAAtgatcttttgtttttttagatAAGTTTCTGATAATTGTATCCCACTCGTTAAAAATTACACGATTACAAATACAAGTATAATTGGATGCTTGTTacagtttaaaatattgtagaataaattccttttttttgtgcttcaattttttgttaacttaAGATACTTAATACGCATCATAAATCTAGgttattaaaatagaaaaaaaaaattatatagtatattacacaccaaggTAGAAAAGTAGAATATTCCCTATGTGTATAATTGCTTACTCGAAATTTTTGGTGCAGGtatgaaaaatgataactATTATCATGCTCATATGTTAACCACTCACTTTTTgtatagtaatatttattgttaccGATAGTTATAGCTACCATCTAGATATTAATGTTTCAGTTTCACCATATCTGcaccgaaagtttaaatttctgcCCTGTTTAGAGGGAAGAAAGTCATTCTTCtctttcatgaaaaaaaatgataacattTAGCGCATGCGCAATCCTGTTGACAAACagaggcaaaaatttaaactttaaggTGTAAATCTAGTAAAAAATCGTATACACACCACGGAGAAAATTAGAATATTCTAATCCGCGTGTTTGCTACTACATGGCATTTCTACACGTGGGTTGGAATGTCCTACTTTTTTCCCTTGgtgtataatatactattaatctgaaaaatttttaaattgtgccATCCGAGATAGTCGTGATCGTTTTTTCGGATAAAAATGGTTAACGTATAAAATGAGAATGttcaaaatataaagatgGGAATATTTACTTCATTAAGATGGGAGAtattactacttttttttcggtgtatagataaattaaatttgaaaaatattatacaatgTTGGATGgaaacaatttatattatataaaatgtacAGTAAATCTTCCATTGTcacatttttatcaatagagttattaaaaagcaattaaaatgttttcgatttttaattctatttttacttgaagtggaatttttattaacaacttGTTTCTCAATAGTGCTATTAGTGCCTCAGGCTagtgacgaaaaaaaaattccaaatttctTCGTTTCACagaaacaattaaattgattattttttatgacaatgCTTCATAAAGcgataataatcataatgaaCTCTATTACAAATCTCCATTCGCTAGCTATTGTAAGTTTTTGatcattgataaaaatagcttaaaaaatatataacatatatatgtacataaatttatcattcagAATTttgcttattaaaaaaaaattatgaacgTTTCTTTTAGTTAACAGATTCATTCATTACgataatgattatatataaaaatgatcatTTAAACACCTGTATGTTAAAGCTGAAATCTctagatgtaaaaaaaaatttgatgaaaatttgatttaattcttggaaaatgattaatatattttcgatttttaattgCCATGTACGGACATACTTACATGCATTTGtcgcaaaatattgtttactagaaattgataattttggcACTACTTCCATTAAATAACTGcttattactattaatgaTAGATAAAAGTTCAGGtacaaataaacaatatttattactgtTGTCGAAACAGTTTTTCCGACTCATATTAAGTAATGACTAACCGAAAATATCcgtcattgtaattttttcttcaattttgtCAGTAAAAGAACTCAAAATTGTACTTAGATAATAAACACTTCGTAATTTATATTGGTCAGATTTTTTATGTGATATTTTTATGCGATAGGTATTTCGatatttgttgaaattttattgatcgAAATCGGgagcttaaaaaatatttgtaatctAGAATTATCGACTTGATTAAGATgtgtaattgttatttaaataaccgGAAAAATCTAGATCATAAATTCTAAAAGCTAAAAATCCACCGTAGCCTTCCCGGCCACGATGAATGATCCCCACTCCTCCTAAAGGAAATTCGGGATCACCATCTACGTCTTGTGCATCGAAAAATGGTACTGTTGATTGACCAGCGTCTTTTTTCAGATCGGAAGCGCGGAATCTAATAAATTGATTAGTTTTCGAGGTAACCATATTTTTAGGTGACTTAGTTGGCACATCTGGATCAGTTAAAACCAATTCGTCCctgaaaataatcgaaaaaattataaaacatattGAAAAACAGCAGCTCAACAACAAATAAATGTACAAACCTCGTTGAATTGTACTTCGGAACGATCCAGTGGGTTTGGTTATGATTAATCAGTGTGCCGCTGACGTAATCAAATGGCGTTACACGAACTTGCAATTCGATCGCTCCAGTCGTTAGCTTTGGAAAATCAAGTGAATCTCCGGCAAATCTAAATCTGACCCCCGTTACAACGAAACCTTCGGGCGCAATCAAATCATCTAAATTGATTGTTTCCGGAAGTGCATAATCAATTCCTAATTGCATTTGGCTCAAGGTCTCGTCGTTATTTATAACCAGaagcattttattttcttcatcgAAAACAACTTTTTCCGTTTCTTTCCAGACTCCATGATCTTTAAATCGGCGGGGCTTGAGTTTACCCTCTTTTATCTGTACCTGGATCATGTAATCTTTCTTTATGAATCTCACACCCACAACAACCCTGCAcagaaataagtaaattacaCATTTAGAATCTCAATGAAACTCGTGAATAATAGAATGAAATACTCAACAGGTTGTCACTAATTTTGGTGACTTTCTCTTTGAAACTGAATGCTGCAACGATGTTCTTTTTATCTTCTGGACGTTTTACACAAGTACAAACGCAGTAGTCACACCAACGGAATTTAAAGAACGACAATTTGCTGTACACAGATGTTAAATTACCATCACATTCTTTCGTACTATTCTCGCCATACAACAGTGCCTTTTCATCCTTAAACCATTCGTAACGTCTTGAATTATCTTCATCAGCCTAAAGTACAGAATTTATTACCAATCACAACAATTACTACTGTTGCGTTAAAGCCTAGTTCCTATTCAGTATCAATAGTCCCCAAATGCCAATATTAGACAATTTACCTTACAAATTTCATAGCCACTCTCAATGTACTGACAATCGCGATATTCCATACACTCTGTCGAATTAATCGTTCCTTTAATATCATCCAAATTACAGTTATGACTACAGGACCCTGTTGTACTCAATTCTTCTTCTTTGACAATTACTGTTTGTACCATTTTTTCTAACTCTAAGTACGTCTTATGTCCATCTACAAAATTCAaacattagaaaaatattttctacctTCAAAAGTAATTCCTtcagtttattaaaatcactCAGCAGTCATTCAAACTATGAAATTATTATCCTTTACCTCTATTACTCAGCGTTTTCGAACTGCATCTAGCCATAggaaatttgatattttccaAAATGGGTACCGTTTTATCTATAGAACGTCTTATCATCGTTTTTATTCCACTAATATACTCTCCCATCCATTCTATCGtgttttcttcaaatttgCATAAATTGGTTTATTAATAACTCAGTCAATTATCGTTTCAAACAGAGAATAGAACA includes:
- the LOC103579446 gene encoding uncharacterized protein LOC103579446, which translates into the protein MKLKNYLILATYFLVQNTARSINVTDIYSLRKIEFFMNNIHSKGYTDYEFRNVTMDNEGINRIIRIIINDLINVLEDLNKISSDSRYDDKSRDLFNFIAKLDHYRIMTGRSLTSKLTIKLHSIFDMKETINSFVRSLFQLNDNNYFNSPINYCPFVTNITQVIRFQYRIDTIIKEYEAFVDFLEGKMDKESHHNFCGQTSSFNREIYEFYSQIIATYLKEFIMLYYIDIMERRCLNQKPTIELSTSKASLITKLSEPIDLTKYLLQDSEHYMYRCDATNYHSLIAPKYYELERMIQMVIIEEQNLSSSGSCTHNCNLNDINDTINYGECKEYRDCQYINSDYEICESSGLDYNSRHYEWVKNSNGTIFGDDSTEECEGTIKLLSSYYNASENSSCDHCLCTCIRKPQSSSRIVTAISFREQVTNIDDNMIAIGVRFIKKDGLIHIQLKEGKLKPKTSDKSTWKELENFAYDEKTGTFNILYANYTKTPAKLGVDYGHPETINFDDLIAPEGYGVTGVRFRFAGDLIGRVQLQIRVTPFDYIAGELIHRDRTHWIAQESKDLRRQLDLHDPDNPTKTRGNVIDSETDQFIEFRASDLKKDAGQSTVPFFDAQSVEGDPEFPLGGVGIMHRGHKGYGGFLALRIFDLNLSQYFNDKL
- the LOC103579447 gene encoding uncharacterized protein LOC103579447; its protein translation is MSMYNYINFILLIFFIGRTYVSSFEVKDIYDINSIEKYIDETHNNVLSNNPFEKLTSSDNKKYNILKKIFDNMSNALEDLSAITNNSNKDYWPADLPLFLRKFDVDKMKHNYFTSTFLSSSTERINERRRMIEIHVKSLLEMAEENFFDTVSSFCSFVPKILLFINSDKRLLHFSIDEEYIRLVANMRVQINKELLRNICHRTKSLHQGMYDYYREVMASYLKHFMMVYHLNIIDSSCRNENTIEWMGEYISGIKTMIRRSIDKTVPILENIKFPMARCSSKTLSNRDGHKTYLELEKMVQTVIVKEEELSTTGSCSHNCNLDDIKGTINSTECMEYRDCQYIESGYEICKADEDNSRRYEWFKDEKALLYGENSTKECDGNLTSVYSKLSFFKFRWCDYCVCTCVKRPEDKKNIVAAFSFKEKVTKISDNLVVVGVRFIKKDYMIQVQIKEGKLKPRRFKDHGVWKETEKVVFDEENKMLLVINNDETLSQMQLGIDYALPETINLDDLIAPEGFVVTGVRFRFAGDSLDFPKLTTGAIELQVRVTPFDYVSGTLINHNQTHWIVPKYNSTRDELVLTDPDVPTKSPKNMVTSKTNQFIRFRASDLKKDAGQSTVPFFDAQDVDGDPEFPLGGVGIIHRGREGYGGFLAFRIYDLDFSGYLNNNYTS